The following are encoded in a window of Pedobacter cryoconitis genomic DNA:
- a CDS encoding helix-turn-helix domain-containing protein: MEGKVKLDLIEQHVVDFVRKLRADKKLRQEDIAYIIGVKASFIGNVENSGNPAKYNLKHINVFADHFGLSPRDFLPSTALLEKKDKKV, translated from the coding sequence ATGGAAGGAAAGGTAAAACTAGATCTTATTGAACAGCATGTGGTTGATTTCGTCAGAAAATTAAGAGCTGACAAGAAATTAAGACAGGAAGATATTGCTTACATTATTGGGGTTAAAGCATCTTTCATTGGTAACGTGGAAAACAGTGGAAATCCGGCTAAATACAATTTAAAACACATCAATGTATTTGCCGATCATTTTGGACTGTCGCCCAGAGATTTTCTACCATCCACGGCACTGCTCGAGAAAAAAGACAAAAAAGTGTAG
- the mrdA gene encoding penicillin-binding protein 2 has protein sequence MENLFNRKYIIQGLFIVVALILLGQLFYIQVASDRYFLSANSNVLRKKYTFPARGVITDRNNKVLVQNEPVYDLMVTPSLVKPFDTLALCRIIGIDMAGFHKRFNKARNQSKYQRSVFEKQLSVQTYAALQERLSRFIGFETQNRTVRHYPDSVAGQFFGYVKEVSDKDIEESDGYYRPGDYIGKSGVERQYNDVLRGERGVENTIYNARNVPQGSYLNGKFDTLAISGETLVSSLDIDIQKLGEQLLKNKVGSIVAIEPSTGEVLAFVSSPTYDPNLMVGRQQGNNYMDIFRSPNRPFLVRPLSGYYSPGSSFKPLDDLIALQEGVIDPNTTFNCPGGYWAGNHFVSCEHVDGNISLRKGLARSCNTYACYVFQKLMTQKKYKNKIEAYDSWSAKVRKFGLGSKLDLDMPFERKGRIFTSEEYTKRFGKHWGYTTVISLAIGQGEMSATPLQMANIMAIIANRGYYIKPHLVKGIGEKKDVKKEYLVKNSVDIDAAHFEPVIDGMQDAVNAPYGTARASAIPNILFCGKTGTVQNPHGKNHSVFVGFAPRDNPKIAIAVIVENAGFGGVYAAPIASYITEKYLTGKISGGRLAQSEAMKKLVVLPDVPRPKIKWAPKGTDSAAKPVVLPASPENKIVSTKTTIN, from the coding sequence ATGGAGAATCTTTTCAACCGAAAATATATTATACAAGGTCTGTTTATAGTAGTTGCACTTATTTTATTAGGGCAGCTTTTCTATATACAAGTAGCCAGTGACCGTTATTTTTTATCCGCAAACAGTAATGTATTACGGAAAAAATATACTTTCCCGGCTCGTGGGGTTATTACAGACCGCAACAATAAAGTGCTTGTTCAAAATGAACCAGTATATGACCTGATGGTCACCCCCAGCCTGGTTAAACCGTTTGATACACTTGCTTTATGCAGGATTATTGGTATCGATATGGCTGGTTTTCATAAACGATTTAATAAGGCCAGAAATCAGTCTAAATACCAGCGTTCAGTATTTGAGAAACAATTATCTGTACAAACCTACGCCGCTTTACAAGAAAGACTTTCCCGCTTTATTGGTTTTGAAACACAAAACAGAACAGTAAGACATTACCCGGATAGTGTAGCCGGACAGTTTTTTGGCTATGTAAAAGAGGTTTCAGATAAGGATATTGAGGAAAGTGATGGCTATTACCGCCCGGGAGATTATATCGGAAAATCGGGTGTAGAGCGTCAGTATAATGATGTACTTCGCGGAGAGCGTGGAGTAGAGAATACGATTTATAATGCAAGGAATGTCCCTCAGGGGAGTTACCTGAATGGTAAATTTGATACCCTGGCCATTTCCGGAGAAACATTGGTTTCTTCACTGGATATCGATATTCAGAAACTAGGAGAACAACTGCTGAAAAATAAGGTAGGAAGTATAGTAGCGATTGAGCCAAGTACAGGTGAAGTGCTGGCTTTTGTCAGCAGCCCTACTTATGATCCTAACCTGATGGTTGGAAGGCAGCAGGGCAATAACTACATGGATATTTTCCGTTCGCCAAACAGACCATTCTTAGTAAGGCCACTTTCAGGTTATTATTCTCCTGGTTCTTCTTTTAAACCACTGGATGACTTAATTGCGTTGCAGGAAGGTGTAATTGATCCGAATACGACTTTTAATTGTCCTGGCGGCTATTGGGCAGGAAACCACTTTGTAAGTTGCGAACACGTAGATGGAAATATTTCCCTTCGTAAAGGATTGGCAAGATCTTGTAATACTTATGCCTGTTATGTATTTCAGAAGCTGATGACGCAGAAGAAATACAAAAACAAAATTGAGGCTTATGATTCCTGGTCTGCCAAAGTCCGTAAGTTCGGTCTGGGTTCTAAACTCGATCTGGATATGCCGTTTGAGCGTAAAGGAAGAATATTTACCTCCGAAGAGTATACAAAAAGATTTGGTAAACATTGGGGATATACGACTGTAATCTCTTTGGCAATTGGCCAGGGTGAGATGAGTGCTACACCTTTACAGATGGCCAATATTATGGCGATCATTGCAAACCGCGGTTATTATATCAAGCCTCACCTGGTTAAAGGTATCGGAGAAAAGAAAGATGTAAAAAAAGAATACCTGGTTAAGAACTCTGTAGACATCGATGCTGCACATTTTGAGCCCGTGATTGATGGAATGCAAGATGCCGTTAATGCACCTTATGGTACCGCCCGCGCTTCGGCGATCCCGAATATTCTTTTCTGTGGAAAGACGGGTACGGTACAGAATCCACATGGAAAAAATCACTCTGTATTTGTTGGTTTTGCACCGCGTGATAATCCAAAAATAGCTATTGCTGTAATTGTAGAAAATGCAGGTTTTGGTGGGGTCTATGCCGCACCTATTGCCAGTTATATTACAGAAAAATATTTGACAGGCAAAATTTCTGGTGGAAGGCTGGCGCAGTCAGAGGCGATGAAGAAACTTGTCGTTTTACCTGATGTACCAAGACCGAAAATCAAATGGGCCCCTAAAGGAACTGATAGTGCTGCTAAACCAGTTGTATTGCCAGCTTCACCAGAAAATAAAATTGTGAGTACTAAAACAACTATTAACTAA
- the rodA gene encoding rod shape-determining protein RodA has protein sequence MTTQQGSRFFFNVDWITILIYTALCTIGFVNIYASLYNPETSTLFNFSSNYGKQLVYIITGLMLGFSILLLDAKFFSVFSPVVYGITMLLLMAVLVVGRKVAGNQAWIPLGAFRLQPSELAKFGTALLIARYVGNFNPKFTDIKSIFFAALIIGFPLLLIMLQPDTGSALVFLAFMFPLYREGLSGYFLLIFLGMIVLFIADFLVPSYILIPIIAVVGGFFIYQNRRKQKMMFSMILTTIIAIAYLFLVKVAYEKVLEPHQRTRIEIMLGLKTDPKGAGYNVIQSKIAIGAGQLTGRGFLEGTQTKYGYVPEQSTDFIFSTIGEEWGFLGCSVVIGLYIFLLLRVINLAERQRSTFSRVYGYCVASIIFFHVFINIGMTIGIIPVIGIPLPFISYGGSSLWSFTVLLFIFLKLDSNRMGFI, from the coding sequence ATGACTACGCAACAAGGCAGCCGTTTTTTCTTCAATGTAGATTGGATCACCATTTTGATTTACACGGCCTTATGTACTATTGGCTTCGTTAATATTTATGCTTCTCTTTATAACCCCGAAACTTCAACGCTGTTTAACTTCAGCAGTAACTACGGGAAACAATTAGTGTATATCATCACAGGCTTAATGCTGGGGTTCTCTATCCTGTTACTTGATGCCAAGTTCTTCAGTGTATTTTCACCAGTAGTTTATGGGATTACCATGTTACTGCTGATGGCCGTACTGGTGGTTGGCCGTAAAGTGGCTGGTAACCAGGCCTGGATTCCTCTGGGTGCCTTCAGGTTACAACCTTCTGAGCTGGCTAAATTCGGAACAGCCTTGCTGATTGCCAGGTATGTCGGGAATTTCAACCCCAAGTTCACGGATATTAAATCCATTTTTTTTGCAGCGCTGATCATCGGCTTTCCGTTGCTACTGATCATGCTTCAGCCTGATACGGGATCGGCACTGGTCTTTCTGGCCTTCATGTTCCCCTTGTACAGAGAAGGTTTATCAGGTTATTTCTTATTGATTTTCCTGGGGATGATCGTGTTATTTATTGCCGACTTCCTGGTCCCTTCTTATATCCTTATCCCTATTATTGCAGTAGTTGGGGGTTTCTTTATTTATCAGAACAGAAGAAAACAGAAGATGATGTTTTCGATGATCCTGACCACCATCATAGCCATTGCTTATTTATTTCTGGTGAAGGTCGCTTATGAAAAGGTTCTGGAGCCACATCAGCGTACAAGGATTGAAATCATGCTGGGTCTTAAAACAGATCCTAAAGGGGCTGGTTATAACGTGATCCAGTCCAAGATCGCTATTGGGGCAGGGCAATTGACCGGAAGAGGTTTTCTGGAAGGTACACAGACTAAATATGGCTATGTACCTGAGCAAAGTACCGACTTTATCTTCTCTACGATTGGAGAGGAATGGGGTTTTCTGGGTTGTTCGGTTGTGATCGGGTTGTATATCTTTTTACTGTTAAGAGTAATTAACCTGGCCGAACGGCAACGTTCTACCTTTTCCAGGGTTTATGGATACTGTGTGGCCAGTATTATCTTCTTCCACGTTTTTATTAATATAGGGATGACTATTGGTATCATCCCGGTAATTGGTATTCCATTGCCATTCATTAGCTATGGAGGGTCTTCTTTATGGAGTTTTACAGTATTACTCTTTATTTTCCTGAAACTGGATTCGAATAGAATGGGCTTTATTTAA
- a CDS encoding thymidine kinase — protein sequence MLFSEQNYSRGEYGGSIEVICGSMFSGKTEELIRRLKRAEIAKLKVEIYKPATDTRYDETAVVSHNYNSIEATPVAHSSAILLLRSDTQVVGIDEAQFFDDELPEVCNKLANKGIRVIVAGLDMDFSGKPFGPVPALMAIAELVTKVNAVCVRCGSPAMYSFRRVASDAKILLGEKESYEPRCRACFHARD from the coding sequence ATGTTATTTAGCGAACAAAATTACAGCAGAGGAGAATATGGCGGCAGCATTGAAGTAATTTGCGGCTCCATGTTTTCAGGCAAAACGGAAGAACTGATCAGAAGATTAAAGCGCGCAGAGATCGCTAAACTAAAAGTAGAGATTTATAAACCGGCAACAGATACCCGTTACGATGAAACAGCAGTCGTATCCCATAACTATAATTCTATCGAAGCTACCCCTGTAGCACATTCTTCTGCAATTCTGTTGCTGAGATCCGATACACAGGTTGTAGGTATTGATGAGGCTCAGTTTTTCGATGATGAACTTCCTGAAGTTTGTAATAAACTTGCAAATAAAGGCATCCGTGTAATTGTAGCTGGTTTGGATATGGATTTCAGCGGCAAACCTTTCGGCCCTGTTCCTGCCTTAATGGCCATTGCAGAATTAGTTACCAAGGTGAATGCAGTCTGCGTAAGATGCGGAAGCCCTGCTATGTATTCTTTTCGCCGGGTAGCCAGCGATGCTAAAATCCTGCTTGGAGAAAAAGAAAGTTACGAACCCAGGTGCAGAGCTTGTTTCCACGCGAGGGACTAA